The Balaenoptera acutorostrata chromosome 15, mBalAcu1.1, whole genome shotgun sequence genome contains a region encoding:
- the LOC130704916 gene encoding uncharacterized protein LOC130704916, whose translation MELCQCRGPGRGPGGLALATLPLPPLSLPTGEWTETTPIFPPEPPVLGHGKEPTARLWGDICNNPQDSWPLLFLDIQLLCGLGVVVVGMGVHIRAGPPSSPWQVIGQACRDPAPAAGGGPQLRPQVTRASQALPRGTGTSLSAARGARAVSPAAARGDSSCRCPGSAFSPLSSDIPVALGHGAAPFPQHYPELASWTTFPGVGRCIHKPHVPYESCSLTVRPVRPLRSKHQAGWVRLSGFRVAGSQAGGLQQALSAHTAGHHTSTLTTGAAFPPWLFYPASLGSTGGIAPPPKTQKAQDRWAEGNAPFPPQLARGPASRQVPWAWYLDPRA comes from the coding sequence ATGGAGCTGTGCCAGTGCAGAGGGCCCGGCAGGGGACCCGGAGGACTCGCCCTGGCCACACTCCCGCTTCCTCCGTTGTCTCTGCCAACTGGGGAGTGGACAGAGACCACGCCGATATTCCCTCCCGAGCCTCCCGTCCTCGGGCATGGCAAAGAGCCCACTGCCCGCTTATGGGGGGACATATGCAATAATCCTCAGGACTCTTGGCCGCTTTTGTTCCTGGACATTCAGCTGCTGTGTGGCCTCGGTGTGGTCGTGGTGGGCATGGGCGTCCACATCAGGGCAGGACCCCCGTCTTCACCATGGCAGGTAATCGGACAGGCCTGCCGGGATCCTGCCCCAGCAGCGGGAGGGGGGCCCCAGCTCAGGCCTCAGGTGACCAGGGCTAGCCAGGCCCTGCCGCGGGGGACGGGGACCAGCCTGAGTGCCGCCCGCGGGGCCCGGGCTGTGTCTCCTGCGGCTGCTCGTGGGGACTCTTCCTGCCGCTGCCCCGGCTCAGCCTTCAGCCCGCTGTCCTCAGACATCCCTGTTGCCCTTGGCCACGGCGCAGCCCCCTTCCCGCAGCATTACCCAGAATTAGCCTCTTGGACCACATttccaggggtggggaggtgcatTCACAAACCACATGTCCCTTACGAGAGCTGCTCACTCACGGTGCGGCCGGTGCGGCCACTGAGGTCCAAGCACCAGGCAGGCTGGGTCCGCTTATCTGGGTTCAGAGTCGCGGGCTCCCAGGCTGGGGGTTTGCAGCAGGCCCTCTCCGCCCACACTGCCGGGCACCACACAAGCACCCTAACCACGGGGGCCGCCTTTCCTCCGTGGCTTTTTTATCCAGCAAGCCTTGGGAGTACCGGAGGCATTGCCCCTCCACCCAAAACACAGAAGGCTCAGGATCGCTGGGCTGAGGGCAAcgcccccttcccaccccagctTGCTCGGGGCCCTGCCTCTCGGCAGGTGCCGTGGGCCTGGTACTTGGACCCAAGGGCCTAA